A genomic segment from Actinomycetota bacterium encodes:
- a CDS encoding acyltransferase family protein, with amino-acid sequence MPRRAPAGRPSPAAMAAATPAGRDRYVDFLRVASMVVVVLGHWLMAVVVFEGGRLRASNVLETVPDARWLTWALQVMPLFFVVGGYANAASWAAAGRDGLGYGTWLGTRLGRLVRPALVFAAVWSALVLALRATGVDPGAVRAGSIAQPLWFLAVYVVVVALAPAAVAVHRCWGGWAAVALAATVAAADAGHRALGLPLVVWANLAAVWLFAHQLGVIWRLGLVSTWSKGRLLAMAVGALVGLGALCGGLGYAVSMVGGTDEGWSNTFPPSFALVAVAVWQFATALALRPVADRWLARPRAWTAVVAANGLAMTVYLWHMTALLAVSALTLPTGLLPETPTGTAAWWAWRPVWVALSVAALVPLVAVFARTEAPAPRGARAAAAVTTTRALVATGLAAGGMAVLARHGFTAPAMPLGVPVVALALVALAYRLLSPAHQ; translated from the coding sequence GTGCCCCGTCGCGCGCCGGCGGGCCGGCCCTCGCCGGCCGCCATGGCCGCGGCCACGCCCGCGGGCCGCGACCGCTACGTCGACTTCCTGCGGGTGGCTTCGATGGTGGTGGTCGTCCTCGGGCACTGGCTCATGGCCGTGGTGGTGTTCGAGGGGGGCCGGCTACGGGCGTCGAACGTGCTCGAGACCGTCCCCGACGCCCGATGGCTCACCTGGGCTTTGCAGGTGATGCCCCTGTTCTTCGTGGTCGGCGGCTATGCGAACGCCGCCTCGTGGGCCGCCGCCGGCCGTGACGGCCTGGGCTACGGGACCTGGCTAGGGACCCGCCTGGGCCGCCTCGTCCGCCCCGCCCTGGTGTTCGCAGCCGTGTGGTCGGCCCTGGTCTTGGCCCTCCGGGCCACCGGGGTCGACCCCGGGGCCGTGCGGGCCGGTTCGATCGCCCAGCCCCTGTGGTTCCTGGCCGTCTACGTGGTGGTCGTGGCCTTGGCCCCGGCCGCCGTGGCCGTTCACCGGTGCTGGGGAGGGTGGGCCGCGGTGGCCCTGGCTGCCACGGTGGCGGCCGCCGACGCCGGGCACCGGGCTCTGGGGCTGCCCCTGGTCGTGTGGGCCAACCTGGCCGCCGTGTGGCTGTTCGCCCACCAGCTGGGTGTGATCTGGCGGTTGGGGCTGGTGTCCACCTGGTCGAAGGGACGGCTGCTGGCGATGGCCGTCGGCGCGCTGGTGGGCCTCGGGGCCCTGTGCGGCGGTCTTGGCTACGCCGTGTCCATGGTCGGGGGCACCGACGAGGGCTGGTCGAACACGTTCCCGCCGTCGTTCGCCCTCGTGGCCGTGGCCGTGTGGCAGTTCGCCACCGCTTTGGCCCTGCGGCCGGTGGCCGACCGCTGGCTGGCCCGGCCCCGGGCGTGGACGGCCGTGGTGGCCGCCAACGGTCTGGCCATGACCGTCTACCTCTGGCACATGACGGCGTTGCTGGCCGTCTCGGCCCTGACCCTGCCCACCGGCCTGCTGCCCGAGACGCCCACTGGGACGGCGGCTTGGTGGGCGTGGCGGCCGGTGTGGGTCGCCCTGTCAGTCGCCGCCCTGGTGCCGCTGGTCGCCGTCTTCGCACGCACCGAGGCCCCGGCCCCCCGGGGCGCCCGGGCGGCGGCGGCCGTCACCACCACTCGTGCCCTCGTGGCCACCGGGCTGGCGGCCGGGGGCATGGCCGTGCTCGCCCGCCACGGGTTCACCGCCCCGGCCATGCCCTTGGGCGTGCCCGTCGTCGCCCTCGCACTGGTCGCGCTGGCCTACCGCCTCCTGTCCCCGGCCCACCAATGA